In Vibrio gangliei, a single window of DNA contains:
- a CDS encoding single-stranded DNA-binding protein, protein MASRGINKVILVGNLGNDPEIRYLPSGGAVANITIATSETWRDKATGEQREKTEWHRVALFGKLAEVAGEYLRKGSQVYVEGQLQTRKWQDQSGQDRYTTEVVVQGFNGVMQMLGGRAQGGNQAPMGGNQGQGAGWGQPQQPQAQQSRPPQQQQPQQSAPQYNEPPMDFDDDIPF, encoded by the coding sequence ATGGCTAGCCGCGGAATAAATAAAGTAATTTTAGTCGGAAACCTAGGCAACGATCCTGAGATTCGTTACCTACCAAGCGGTGGTGCAGTTGCAAATATTACCATTGCGACCTCTGAAACTTGGAGAGACAAAGCAACAGGTGAACAACGTGAAAAAACGGAATGGCACCGTGTGGCCTTATTTGGCAAATTAGCGGAAGTGGCCGGTGAATATTTGCGTAAAGGTTCTCAAGTGTACGTTGAAGGTCAACTACAAACTCGCAAATGGCAAGATCAAAGTGGCCAAGATCGTTACACTACAGAAGTTGTGGTTCAAGGCTTTAACGGTGTAATGCAAATGTTAGGTGGCCGTGCTCAAGGTGGAAATCAAGCACCAATGGGTGGCAATCAAGGTCAAGGTGCTGGTTGGGGACAACCTCAGCAACCACAAGCACAGCAGTCTCGTCCACCGCAACAGCAGCAACCTCAGCAGTCGGCTCCTCAATATAACGAGCCACCAATGGACTTTGACGACGACATTCCGTTCTAA
- a CDS encoding helix-turn-helix transcriptional regulator: protein MTCSDNTPTIYLLSPFISHYDPLLRKLDEIENLHIRIVNIEALQQFQPIEKCDLILVDARFNDVTLMELQTHPLLQRSQSNALIFAPKQPNLALLSMWTNLSGYFYDTISSEQFRLNVLRLLQGENCLPKSLLLDLFQHWQNLNKHQDHSLLKTRLSLTRRELEILSLMQAHQSNLDIADQLFVSEHTIKSHLYRIFKKLNVSNRRQAINWAQLHL from the coding sequence ATGACTTGCTCAGATAATACGCCAACGATTTATTTGCTGTCTCCGTTTATTTCTCACTATGATCCATTATTGAGAAAACTAGACGAGATTGAAAACCTCCACATTCGTATTGTGAATATTGAAGCTCTACAGCAATTTCAGCCGATCGAAAAATGTGACCTCATTTTAGTTGATGCTCGATTTAATGATGTCACTTTAATGGAACTCCAAACTCATCCCTTGTTGCAACGCTCCCAATCGAATGCGCTTATTTTTGCCCCAAAACAGCCCAACTTGGCGCTACTTTCCATGTGGACAAATTTGTCTGGCTATTTTTATGACACCATATCCAGTGAACAATTTCGTCTAAACGTACTGCGGTTATTACAAGGAGAAAATTGTTTACCCAAATCCCTCCTTCTCGACCTGTTTCAACATTGGCAAAACCTCAATAAACATCAAGATCACAGCTTACTGAAAACTCGCCTATCCTTGACCCGACGTGAGCTAGAAATATTATCCTTAATGCAAGCCCATCAATCTAATCTTGATATTGCTGACCAACTTTTTGTCAGTGAGCACACCATAAAATCTCATCTCTATCGTATATTTAAAAAGCTCAATGTCAGTAATCGTCGCCAGGCCATCAATTGGGCTCAATTGCACCTATAA
- the galU gene encoding UTP--glucose-1-phosphate uridylyltransferase GalU, which produces MIKKCLFPAAGYGTRFLPATKSMPKEMMPVVNKPLIEYGVEEAIQAGMNGMCIVTGRGKQSLTDHFDKNYELEHQIKGTNKEELLVDIRDIIDSANFTYIRQREMKGLGHAILTGRELVGDEPFAVVLADDLCVNPDEGVLSQMVSLYKQFRCTIVAVQEVPKEEVHKYGVIAGEMIKDDLFRVDDMVEKPEPGTEPSNLAIIGRYIMTPDIFELIEQTEPGKNGEIQITDALLKQAKSGCVLAYKFKGKRFDCGSVEGYIEATNYCYENMYLKSNDTKTSKN; this is translated from the coding sequence ATGATCAAAAAATGTCTATTCCCTGCCGCTGGTTATGGCACACGTTTTTTACCCGCGACTAAATCTATGCCGAAAGAAATGATGCCTGTTGTTAACAAGCCTCTAATTGAATACGGCGTAGAAGAAGCCATTCAAGCGGGAATGAACGGTATGTGCATCGTCACGGGTCGCGGTAAGCAATCACTGACCGATCACTTTGATAAAAACTATGAGCTAGAGCACCAAATTAAAGGCACGAATAAAGAAGAATTGTTAGTGGATATCCGCGACATCATTGATAGCGCCAATTTCACTTACATTCGTCAACGTGAAATGAAAGGGTTAGGCCACGCCATTTTAACGGGTCGTGAACTGGTGGGTGATGAACCCTTTGCCGTGGTTCTAGCCGATGACCTATGCGTTAACCCTGATGAAGGCGTGCTGTCACAAATGGTATCGCTGTACAAACAATTCCGTTGCACCATTGTGGCGGTACAAGAAGTGCCGAAAGAAGAAGTTCACAAATACGGTGTGATTGCCGGTGAAATGATCAAAGACGATCTTTTCCGTGTCGACGACATGGTTGAAAAACCAGAACCTGGCACAGAGCCAAGCAATCTCGCGATCATTGGTCGCTACATTATGACCCCAGATATCTTTGAGCTTATTGAGCAAACCGAACCGGGCAAAAACGGTGAAATCCAAATTACCGACGCACTGCTTAAACAAGCGAAATCAGGCTGTGTTCTTGCCTACAAATTCAAAGGTAAACGTTTTGACTGCGGTAGTGTTGAAGGTTACATCGAAGCGACGAACTACTGCTACGAAAACATGTATCTAAAATCAAACGATACCAAGACGAGCAAAAACTGA
- the uvrA gene encoding excinuclease ABC subunit UvrA — translation METIEVRGARTHNLKNINLTIPRDKLIVITGLSGSGKSSLAFDTLYAEGQRRYVESLSAYARQFLSLMEKPDVDHIEGLSPAISIEQKSTSHNPRSTVGTITEIYDYLRLLYARVGEPRCPEHDTPLAAQTISQMVDKVLEMPENSKLMLLAPIIKERKGEHVKTLQNLAAQGFIRARIDGETCDLSDPPTLELHKKHTIEVVVDRFKVRDGIQQRLAESFETALELSGGTATVTWMDDDSKEDIVFSANFACSHCGYSMRELEPRLFSFNNPAGACETCDGLGVQQYFDAERVIQDESLSLANGAIRGWDKKNFYYFQMLTSLAEHYGFDLQQPFNQLPKKIRDVVLNGSKKEQIEFKYVNDRGDIRVKRHPFEGILNNLNRRYHETESNSVREELAKYISNKSCSSCGGARLKTEARHVFIDNTNLPQVVEMSIHGALQFFESLQLTGQRAQIAEKILKEINDRLNFLINVGLNYLNLSRSAETLSGGEAQRIRLASQIGAGLVGVMYVLDEPSIGLHQRDNERLLKTLIHLRDLGNTVLVVEHDEDAIRAADHVIDIGPGAGVHGGQVIAEGTMQQILDNPDSLTGQYLSGTKQIEVPKQRTPVDKKKMVELIGATGNNLQNVDLQIPVGLFTCVTGVSGSGKSTLINDTFFKIAHARLNGATTAEAAPYKKINGLEHFDKVIDINQSPIGRTPRSNPATYTGIFTPIRELFAGTQEARSRGYKPGRFSFNVRGGRCEACQGDGVIKVEMHFLPDVYVPCDACKGKRYNRETLDVRYKGKSIDEVLEMTVEDAHTFFEPVPVIARKLKTLMDVGLSYIRLGQAATTLSGGEAQRVKLAKELSKRDTGKTLYILDEPTTGLHFHDIQQLLTVLHRLRDHGNTIVVIEHNLDVIKTADWIVDLGPEGGSGGGEIIAAGTPEQVVKIKGSHTAHFLKPLLKK, via the coding sequence ATGGAAACGATAGAAGTTCGTGGCGCCCGTACCCACAACCTGAAAAACATCAACCTCACCATTCCTCGTGACAAGTTAATTGTGATCACAGGATTATCCGGTTCAGGTAAATCGTCACTCGCTTTTGATACCTTATACGCTGAAGGTCAACGTCGCTATGTTGAATCCCTGTCGGCCTATGCACGCCAATTCTTATCTTTGATGGAAAAACCTGACGTTGATCATATTGAAGGGTTATCACCTGCCATTTCTATTGAGCAAAAATCAACGTCACACAACCCGCGCTCAACAGTGGGTACGATTACCGAAATCTACGATTACCTACGCTTACTTTATGCTCGTGTAGGTGAACCTCGTTGCCCAGAGCACGATACCCCATTAGCCGCACAAACCATCTCGCAAATGGTCGATAAAGTGTTAGAAATGCCTGAAAACAGCAAGCTGATGCTATTAGCGCCTATCATTAAAGAGCGTAAAGGTGAACACGTTAAAACGCTACAAAACCTAGCAGCACAAGGCTTTATTCGCGCTCGTATAGATGGTGAAACCTGCGATCTTTCTGATCCACCGACGCTTGAATTACACAAAAAACACACCATTGAAGTGGTGGTGGATCGCTTTAAAGTGCGTGACGGTATTCAACAACGTTTAGCGGAATCGTTTGAAACCGCGTTAGAACTCTCTGGTGGCACCGCTACTGTCACTTGGATGGATGACGACAGCAAAGAAGACATCGTTTTTTCAGCCAACTTTGCCTGTTCACATTGTGGCTATAGCATGCGCGAACTGGAACCGCGTTTATTCTCATTCAACAACCCAGCCGGCGCGTGTGAAACGTGTGATGGCCTTGGGGTACAGCAATATTTTGATGCTGAGCGCGTGATCCAGGATGAAAGTTTAAGCCTAGCCAATGGGGCGATTCGCGGTTGGGATAAAAAGAACTTTTACTATTTCCAAATGCTGACCTCTCTTGCTGAGCATTATGGTTTTGATTTGCAACAGCCTTTTAATCAACTACCGAAAAAGATTCGCGATGTGGTCTTAAATGGCTCGAAGAAAGAACAAATCGAATTTAAGTACGTTAACGACCGCGGCGATATTCGTGTCAAACGTCATCCGTTTGAAGGCATCTTAAATAACTTAAATCGACGTTATCATGAAACCGAATCCAACTCGGTACGCGAAGAATTAGCCAAATACATTTCCAATAAGTCGTGTTCAAGCTGCGGTGGCGCACGCCTGAAAACCGAAGCTCGCCATGTCTTTATCGACAATACTAACTTGCCACAAGTAGTGGAAATGAGCATTCATGGCGCGTTGCAGTTCTTCGAGTCTCTGCAATTAACCGGACAACGCGCTCAAATTGCAGAAAAGATCCTAAAAGAAATCAATGACCGTCTGAACTTCTTGATCAATGTTGGCTTGAACTACCTCAACCTATCCCGTAGTGCCGAAACGCTATCGGGTGGTGAAGCGCAACGTATTCGTCTTGCTAGCCAAATTGGTGCTGGCTTAGTAGGCGTGATGTATGTGCTCGATGAACCTTCGATTGGTTTACATCAACGCGACAACGAACGCTTGCTGAAAACGCTTATCCATCTGCGTGACTTAGGTAACACAGTATTAGTAGTTGAACATGACGAAGATGCGATTCGCGCGGCCGATCATGTGATTGATATTGGCCCAGGTGCCGGTGTGCACGGTGGTCAAGTGATTGCCGAAGGCACCATGCAGCAAATCTTAGACAATCCGGATTCGTTAACCGGTCAATACCTCAGCGGTACGAAGCAAATTGAAGTACCGAAACAGCGCACACCCGTTGATAAAAAGAAAATGGTAGAGCTGATTGGCGCGACGGGAAACAACTTACAAAATGTTGACCTGCAAATCCCAGTGGGTTTATTCACTTGTGTAACGGGTGTGTCGGGTTCGGGTAAATCCACCTTAATTAACGATACGTTCTTTAAGATTGCGCATGCGCGTTTAAACGGTGCGACCACAGCCGAAGCCGCACCGTATAAAAAAATCAATGGCCTTGAGCATTTTGATAAAGTCATCGATATTAACCAGAGTCCGATTGGCCGTACGCCACGCTCTAACCCCGCCACTTACACTGGGATTTTCACCCCAATTCGTGAGCTATTTGCCGGCACTCAAGAAGCTCGCTCTCGTGGCTATAAACCCGGTCGCTTTAGCTTTAACGTACGCGGTGGCCGCTGCGAAGCTTGCCAAGGTGATGGCGTAATTAAAGTAGAAATGCACTTCTTACCTGATGTGTATGTGCCTTGTGATGCGTGTAAAGGAAAGCGCTATAACCGAGAAACCCTAGATGTACGCTATAAAGGTAAGAGTATTGATGAAGTGTTGGAAATGACCGTTGAAGATGCGCATACCTTCTTTGAACCGGTGCCTGTGATTGCTCGCAAACTGAAAACCTTAATGGATGTCGGTTTGTCTTATATTCGATTAGGGCAAGCCGCGACTACCTTATCGGGCGGTGAAGCGCAGCGTGTGAAACTCGCCAAAGAATTGTCTAAGCGTGATACGGGTAAAACCTTATACATTCTGGATGAGCCGACAACTGGCCTACACTTCCACGATATTCAGCAATTGTTAACGGTATTGCATCGCCTGCGCGATCACGGCAACACGATTGTGGTCATCGAACACAATCTTGATGTAATCAAAACCGCCGATTGGATTGTCGATCTAGGCCCAGAAGGCGGCAGTGGCGGTGGTGAAATCATTGCTGCAGGCACACCGGAACAAGTCGTGAAAATAAAAGGTTCACATACCGCGCACTTCTTAAAGCCGTTGTTGAAGAAATAA
- a CDS encoding PglL family O-oligosaccharyltransferase: MAILHTQGTELEKVPEPNILAKPFLWALGVVFLLAMHYFQPNPGGAGLALSFNSTTWLAISVVIGIGLYATANMRKLRLTSLTIVMLVACIILTIPVFYSASQGSDALLRLIGLWGGWLLLLLLHQYPLSNKQKQTLLMLIVGAVCTEAAYGYFQYLFLEAGNSFGYNTENNRPFAIFQQPNVMASFLATGLAVGSYLLARQKQTHVSHHKALSILLLLMPTITIPLLWVLASRTGWLGATVATVLLIPYLHKFLPKRVMTLWLISVIVGLAGGYTLASANGGNELIAQKSNLESPRRYTFPQTFDMVIEKPWTGYGYGRFEPAYMLYTARQHQLNEDYHPGLPSMDHPHNEILYWAVEGGIVPILGLLLAALEVFRKVRKAQHGTRLALVALFFPIVLHTQLEYPFYHSAIHWIIFIILIYWVDQLTSQYQEVNFSKITKSLMSVFSLVIPIITAFFMLTALHTNAVLSKFEYTRPLNPDLLNQVTNPSVWKDRFDWDVYHTQLNIGLHLGNPEYIQPYIDWANKIIKRKPRAAFYSSLIVAYQGIGDNHKAEQIRKEAEFLFPAQDFSKIRYISPEERASKAKAMSGAKEAKE, translated from the coding sequence ATGGCGATTTTACATACACAAGGCACTGAACTGGAAAAGGTACCTGAGCCCAATATTCTTGCTAAGCCTTTTCTCTGGGCACTGGGCGTTGTGTTTTTATTGGCCATGCATTACTTTCAACCTAATCCTGGCGGTGCAGGGCTGGCGCTGTCTTTCAATTCAACCACTTGGTTAGCGATAAGTGTTGTTATCGGGATTGGACTGTACGCCACGGCTAATATGAGAAAATTACGCCTGACCAGCCTCACCATCGTGATGTTGGTTGCCTGTATTATTCTCACCATTCCAGTCTTTTATTCAGCTTCCCAAGGTTCAGATGCGTTATTACGCTTAATCGGATTATGGGGAGGATGGCTATTACTGCTGCTGTTGCACCAATACCCTTTGTCGAATAAACAAAAACAGACGCTATTAATGCTGATCGTTGGTGCGGTATGTACCGAAGCGGCTTATGGCTATTTCCAATATTTATTTTTGGAGGCAGGCAACTCATTTGGTTACAACACTGAAAATAACCGCCCTTTCGCCATTTTCCAACAACCAAATGTCATGGCCAGCTTCTTAGCCACAGGACTCGCTGTGGGTTCTTATTTGCTGGCTCGTCAAAAGCAAACTCATGTCTCGCACCACAAAGCACTTTCGATTCTTTTATTACTGATGCCCACCATCACCATACCACTCCTTTGGGTATTGGCATCACGCACTGGTTGGTTAGGGGCGACGGTAGCAACCGTACTATTAATCCCTTACCTGCATAAATTTTTGCCAAAGCGAGTCATGACCTTATGGTTGATTTCAGTCATCGTTGGTTTAGCGGGCGGTTACACACTGGCTAGCGCTAACGGCGGAAATGAACTGATTGCACAAAAATCGAATTTAGAAAGCCCACGTCGATATACTTTCCCACAAACATTCGACATGGTGATTGAAAAGCCTTGGACTGGTTATGGATACGGCCGTTTTGAACCGGCTTACATGCTATACACCGCAAGACAGCATCAACTCAATGAAGATTATCATCCCGGCTTACCTTCTATGGATCACCCACATAATGAGATTTTATATTGGGCGGTAGAAGGCGGTATTGTGCCAATTCTCGGCCTGTTATTGGCCGCATTAGAAGTATTCAGAAAAGTACGAAAAGCCCAGCATGGTACTCGTTTGGCTCTGGTAGCTCTATTTTTCCCCATCGTATTACACACCCAATTGGAATATCCGTTTTATCACTCCGCGATTCACTGGATTATTTTTATCATCTTGATTTATTGGGTTGATCAGTTGACCTCTCAGTATCAAGAAGTGAATTTCAGTAAAATCACCAAAAGCTTGATGAGCGTATTTTCCTTGGTTATTCCGATCATCACTGCCTTCTTTATGCTGACCGCACTTCACACTAATGCGGTATTAAGTAAGTTTGAGTACACCCGACCGCTCAACCCTGACTTATTAAATCAAGTTACCAACCCGAGTGTTTGGAAAGATAGATTCGATTGGGATGTGTACCACACTCAACTCAATATCGGTCTGCATTTAGGTAATCCTGAATACATTCAACCTTATATTGATTGGGCAAACAAAATCATTAAACGCAAACCTCGCGCCGCGTTTTATTCTAGCTTAATCGTTGCGTATCAAGGCATCGGTGATAACCACAAAGCCGAACAAATTCGTAAAGAAGCGGAGTTTTTATTCCCAGCACAAGATTTTTCGAAGATCCGTTATATTTCACCAGAGGAAAGAGCATCAAAGGCGAAGGCGATGTCTGGGGCGAAAGAAGCCAAAGAATAG
- a CDS encoding pyridoxal-phosphate-dependent aminotransferase family protein, which yields MTFQRFLPPRRILMGPGPSDISSDVLQALSRPTVGHLDPLFIGMMDEVKALLKYAFQTENDFTIPVSAPGSAGMEACFVNLIEAGDKVIICRNGVFGERMRENAIRSGAEVVLVDDEWGQPVSVEKVAEAFEQNPDAKILAFVHAETSTGALSDAEALAKVAQQYDALTIVDAVTSLGGVPLRVDEWKLDAVYSGSQKCLSCVPGLSPITFSAKAIAKIQARKAPVQSWFLDQSLVLGYWSGEGKRSYHHTAPVNSLYALHESLLALYEEGLENAWQRHAEMHQKLKTGLEALGFKYVVDEAHRLPQLNSVYLPEGVDDASTRQHLLNEYNLEVGGGLGALAGKVWRIGLMGYSAKSENVALCLKALQETMEK from the coding sequence ATGACTTTTCAACGTTTTCTCCCGCCTCGCCGTATTCTTATGGGCCCAGGTCCATCTGATATATCTTCAGACGTTTTACAAGCATTAAGCCGTCCTACCGTTGGTCATCTTGACCCGTTATTCATTGGCATGATGGATGAAGTGAAAGCTTTGTTGAAATACGCATTTCAAACTGAAAATGACTTTACCATCCCGGTTTCTGCTCCCGGTAGCGCGGGTATGGAAGCGTGCTTTGTCAACTTGATTGAAGCCGGTGATAAAGTAATTATTTGTCGTAACGGTGTGTTTGGCGAACGTATGCGCGAAAATGCCATTCGTAGCGGCGCAGAAGTGGTGCTGGTGGACGACGAATGGGGCCAACCAGTGAGCGTTGAAAAAGTAGCAGAAGCTTTTGAGCAAAATCCCGATGCTAAAATCTTAGCCTTTGTACATGCTGAAACTTCAACCGGTGCATTAAGTGATGCTGAAGCGTTGGCGAAAGTGGCGCAGCAATATGATGCGCTGACCATTGTTGATGCGGTGACATCATTAGGTGGCGTGCCACTTAGAGTCGATGAATGGAAACTTGATGCCGTATATTCCGGTAGCCAGAAATGTTTGTCATGCGTGCCAGGTTTATCGCCAATTACATTTTCTGCTAAAGCGATTGCTAAGATCCAAGCGCGTAAAGCACCAGTACAAAGTTGGTTCCTCGACCAAAGTTTGGTTTTGGGTTATTGGAGTGGCGAAGGTAAACGCAGCTATCACCATACCGCGCCAGTTAATAGCTTATATGCCTTACATGAATCTTTGTTAGCTTTGTATGAAGAAGGCTTAGAAAATGCGTGGCAGCGTCATGCCGAAATGCACCAAAAGTTAAAAACTGGTCTAGAAGCGTTAGGCTTTAAATATGTGGTCGATGAAGCGCATCGTTTGCCTCAACTAAACTCGGTATACCTACCTGAAGGTGTCGATGATGCCAGTACCCGTCAACACTTACTCAATGAATACAACCTGGAAGTCGGCGGCGGTTTAGGCGCACTGGCCGGTAAAGTATGGCGTATTGGTTTGATGGGTTACAGCGCAAAAAGTGAAAATGTGGCGTTGTGTTTGAAAGCACTGCAGGAGACGATGGAAAAATAA
- the lysC gene encoding lysine-sensitive aspartokinase 3 — protein sequence MSAFNVAKFGGTSVANFEAMSRCAAIIENNPSTKLVVSSACSGVTNLLVELALGVQNPNDRDAIFAQLKEIHYSIIEQFSEQEKTRQAVDSILDALASMAEAASFQSSDKLTDHIVACGELMSTHILTQLMIERGINAARFDIREVLRTNNDFGKAEPDIAEISALAQQKLTPLCQDFVVITQGFIGSDVEGNTTTLGRGGSDYSAALIAEAVKASGLEIWTDVPGIYTTDPRIAPKATPIPEISFSEASEMANFGAKILHPSTLLPALRHQIPVFVGSSREPEKGGTWIRQKVESAPLFRALAIRNNQTMVTLRSPDMFQTYGFLAQVFNILAKYQISVDLITTSEVSVSLTLDQTNTSGKAPELPAEVRAELAELCSVEVEHNLSLVALIGNKMSAKKGYAKQVFSALEDFNLRMICYGASPHNLCFLVDALEAKRAVEVLHRELFE from the coding sequence GTGAGCGCATTCAACGTAGCAAAATTCGGTGGCACTAGTGTGGCAAACTTTGAAGCCATGAGCCGCTGTGCCGCCATCATCGAAAATAATCCATCGACCAAACTTGTGGTCAGCAGCGCCTGTTCTGGTGTGACAAATTTATTAGTTGAGTTGGCATTAGGGGTACAAAACCCAAATGACCGTGATGCTATTTTTGCTCAATTGAAAGAGATCCATTACTCCATCATTGAACAATTTTCTGAACAAGAGAAAACCAGACAAGCAGTGGATTCTATTTTAGATGCACTCGCTAGTATGGCTGAAGCCGCCTCATTCCAATCAAGCGATAAACTGACTGACCATATCGTGGCATGTGGCGAATTGATGTCGACTCATATTTTGACTCAATTGATGATCGAACGTGGTATCAATGCCGCGCGCTTTGATATTCGTGAAGTGCTACGTACTAATAACGATTTTGGCAAAGCCGAGCCTGATATTGCTGAAATTTCAGCTTTAGCTCAGCAAAAATTAACCCCACTTTGCCAGGACTTTGTGGTGATCACTCAAGGTTTTATCGGCAGTGATGTGGAAGGCAATACCACCACACTTGGCCGAGGTGGCAGTGATTACAGTGCAGCATTAATTGCAGAAGCGGTTAAAGCCTCTGGCCTAGAGATTTGGACAGATGTTCCAGGGATCTACACTACCGATCCACGCATTGCACCAAAAGCGACTCCGATCCCAGAGATCAGCTTTAGTGAAGCGTCAGAAATGGCCAACTTTGGTGCGAAGATCTTGCATCCTTCAACTTTGCTTCCTGCTTTGCGACACCAGATCCCAGTCTTTGTTGGATCTTCTCGTGAACCAGAAAAAGGCGGTACTTGGATCCGTCAGAAAGTCGAAAGTGCGCCACTATTCCGCGCCTTGGCGATCCGTAACAACCAAACGATGGTGACATTGCGTAGCCCTGATATGTTCCAAACTTACGGCTTTTTGGCACAAGTGTTCAACATCTTGGCTAAATACCAAATCTCTGTTGATTTGATTACCACATCAGAAGTGAGCGTCTCTTTGACGCTAGATCAAACCAACACCTCAGGCAAAGCACCTGAGTTGCCAGCTGAGGTCCGTGCTGAATTGGCGGAACTGTGCAGCGTAGAAGTCGAGCATAACCTAAGCCTAGTTGCCCTAATTGGTAATAAGATGAGTGCGAAAAAAGGCTATGCAAAACAAGTATTCAGTGCATTAGAAGACTTTAACTTACGCATGATTTGCTACGGCGCAAGCCCACATAACTTGTGCTTCTTAGTCGATGCACTAGAAGCCAAACGTGCGGTGGAAGTGCTGCATAGAGAGTTGTTTGAATAG